The Balaenoptera acutorostrata chromosome 10, mBalAcu1.1, whole genome shotgun sequence genome has a window encoding:
- the CENPQ gene encoding centromere protein Q isoform X2 — translation MSSKANPSKKRSQHLKRNPKRKIDNEEAELSEKEVRNTAKKNKSHPKHLSSEGQAKHTNLKQVKIATHKRKTWQPLSKSSREHLQTMMESVIIAILSNSVRENEKIQYHLNFLKKRLLQLCETLKVPPKKQQDLTHVSSLLKMERAQHRGHEEGLALLQEETDKIVETIESMTGGIHSLKNKVHVLRSEVEEEERKMFQIDSEVLSLPELSQKSLKAPILQKEILMLIPNQNALLKDLDVLHNSPQMKNMLTFIEEVYKRLDAS, via the exons ATGTCTAGCAAAGCAAATCCATCTAAGAAAAGGtctcaacatttaaaaagaaatccaaaaagaaaaattgataatgaAGAAGCGGAGTTATCAGAGAAAGAG GTTAGAAACACAgcgaaaaaaaataaaagtcatccaaaacATCTGTCTTCTGAAG GACAAGCAAAGCATACTAATCTAAAACAGGTAAAGATCGCAACCCACAAGAGAAAAACCTGGCAACCTCTTTCGAAGAGTAGCAGAGAACATTTGCAAACTATGATGGAATCAGTAATAAT agCAATTTTGAGTAACAGtgttagagaaaatgaaaaaattcaatatCATCTGAACTTCCTAAAGAAAAG ATTGCTGCAACTGTGTGAAACCCTGAAAGTCCCTCCCAAAAAGCAGCAAGATTTAACTCATGTGTCAAGTCTACTGAAAATGGAAAGGGCACAGCACAGAGGTCATGAAGAGGGTCTGGCATTATTGCAG gaagaaacagataaaatagTGGAGACCATAGAGTCAATGACTGGGGGTATTCACAGCTTAAAGAACAAAGTTCATGTTCTGAGAAGTGAGgtagaagaagaggaaaggaag aTGTTTCAAATAGATAGTGAGGTACTCTCTCTTCCCGAACTTTCTCAGAAGAGTCTCAAAGCACCCATACTTCAG AAAGAAATTTTGATGCTAATTCCAAACCAGAACGCTCTTCTGAAAGACTTAGATGTTCTCCATAATTCACCCCAGATGAAGAACATGTTAACTTTCATTGAAGAAGTCTATAAAAGACTGGATGCCTCTTAA
- the CENPQ gene encoding centromere protein Q isoform X1, whose protein sequence is MSSKANPSKKRSQHLKRNPKRKIDNEEAELSEKEVRNTAKKNKSHPKHLSSEGQAKHTNLKQVKIATHKRKTWQPLSKSSREHLQTMMESVIIAILSNSVRENEKIQYHLNFLKKRLLQLCETLKVPPKKQQDLTHVSSLLKMERAQHRGHEEGLALLQEETDKIVETIESMTGGIHSLKNKVHVLRSEVEEEERKVKQMFQIDSEVLSLPELSQKSLKAPILQKEILMLIPNQNALLKDLDVLHNSPQMKNMLTFIEEVYKRLDAS, encoded by the exons ATGTCTAGCAAAGCAAATCCATCTAAGAAAAGGtctcaacatttaaaaagaaatccaaaaagaaaaattgataatgaAGAAGCGGAGTTATCAGAGAAAGAG GTTAGAAACACAgcgaaaaaaaataaaagtcatccaaaacATCTGTCTTCTGAAG GACAAGCAAAGCATACTAATCTAAAACAGGTAAAGATCGCAACCCACAAGAGAAAAACCTGGCAACCTCTTTCGAAGAGTAGCAGAGAACATTTGCAAACTATGATGGAATCAGTAATAAT agCAATTTTGAGTAACAGtgttagagaaaatgaaaaaattcaatatCATCTGAACTTCCTAAAGAAAAG ATTGCTGCAACTGTGTGAAACCCTGAAAGTCCCTCCCAAAAAGCAGCAAGATTTAACTCATGTGTCAAGTCTACTGAAAATGGAAAGGGCACAGCACAGAGGTCATGAAGAGGGTCTGGCATTATTGCAG gaagaaacagataaaatagTGGAGACCATAGAGTCAATGACTGGGGGTATTCACAGCTTAAAGAACAAAGTTCATGTTCTGAGAAGTGAGgtagaagaagaggaaaggaaggtaaaacag aTGTTTCAAATAGATAGTGAGGTACTCTCTCTTCCCGAACTTTCTCAGAAGAGTCTCAAAGCACCCATACTTCAG AAAGAAATTTTGATGCTAATTCCAAACCAGAACGCTCTTCTGAAAGACTTAGATGTTCTCCATAATTCACCCCAGATGAAGAACATGTTAACTTTCATTGAAGAAGTCTATAAAAGACTGGATGCCTCTTAA
- the GLYATL3 gene encoding LOW QUALITY PROTEIN: glycine N-acyltransferase-like protein 3 (The sequence of the model RefSeq protein was modified relative to this genomic sequence to represent the inferred CDS: inserted 3 bases in 2 codons) — protein sequence MSSSPRLTYLRVADAYLLNRTWTWGGNEQCRWYIANLLSCFPXVCVHDDKGNPVSWSVTDQFATMCHGYTLPELRRKGYSWLVALXAGFPSQGNVLDDNVFSISLLNSIQAEFLPCRFYRLILTPAAFSGQVHP from the exons ATGAGTTCTTCCCCACGACTAACCTACCTGAGAGTTGCTGATGCTTATCTACTCAACCGGACTTGGACTTGGGGCGGCAATGAACAGTGTCGTTGGTATATTGCCAACCTCCTCTCCTGCTTCCC AGTGTGTGtccatgatgacaaggggaacCCCGTGTCTTGGTCTGTCACAGACCAGTTTGCCACCATGTGCCATGGCTACACCCTGCCAGAGCTTCGCAGGAAAGGTTACAGCTGGCTGGTGGCCC ACGCTGGATTCCCCTCTCAGGGCAATGTCCTGGATGACAACGTGTTCTCCATTAGCCTCCTAAACAGCATCCAAGCCGAGTTCTTGCCTTGTCGATTCTATAGGCTTATTCTCACCCCTGCAGCTTTCTCTGGGCAAGTTCACCCCTAG